One Rhinoderma darwinii isolate aRhiDar2 chromosome 6, aRhiDar2.hap1, whole genome shotgun sequence DNA window includes the following coding sequences:
- the ASB8 gene encoding ankyrin repeat and SOCS box protein 8 isoform X1, with product MCPLSARGSPAMLHMYRKSSLSERLIRTISSIRSLPGDTVESLIRKGADVNSPHDTLMPLHSACMVCDADCVELLLENGAQVNVLDGYQRTALHYAAEKDETCVEILLEYGADPNAPDGNQDTPLHWASFKNMDGCVQALLEGGAKVNVQDYNQDTPLSWAVMKGNLESVRLLLEYGAQPDTANLKGQYPAGRLAVLMGRGLGGEREDECLELLHRACGTLQLRREGGVPPEAARDTQLCQRLVKLCSVPGTLKSLARRVVRGSLGDCQLSQVVTELPIPKSIQDYVLLLH from the exons ATGTGCCCGCTGAGTGCCCGAGG GTCTCCGGCCATGCTCCACATGTACAGGAAGTCGTCCCTCTCCGAGAGGTTGATCCGCACGATCTCCTCCATCCGATCTCTCCCTGGAGACACCGTAGAGTCCCTAATCCGCAAG GGGGCCGATGTCAATAGTCCTCATGATACCCTGATGCCTCTACACAGCGCCTGTATGGTGTGCGATGCCGACTGCGTGGAGCTGCTATTGGAGAACGGTGCTCAG GTGAATGTACTCGATGGCTACCAGCGCACAGCCTTGCACTATGCAGCAGAAAAAGACGAGACCTGTGTTGAGATTCTCCTGGAATACGGCGCTGACCCCAATGCTCCGGATGGGAATCAGGACACCCCCCTGCACTGGGCATCTTTCAAAAATATGGACGGCTGTGTGCAGGCGTTACTAGAGGGGGGTGCGAAGGTCAATGTCCAAGACTACAACCAGGACACTCCACTGAGCTGGGCAGTCATGAAAGGCAACCTAGAGAGCGTGCGTCTGCTCCTGGAGTATGGGGCACAGCCCGACACCGCTAACCTCAAAGGTCAGTACCCAGCTGGGCGGCTTGCGGTTCTGATGGGTAGAGGCCTGGGCGGTGAGAGGGAGGACGAATGCCTTGAACTGCTACACCGGGCTTGTGGTACCCTCCAGTTGAGAAGAGAAGGAGGTGTGCCCCCTGAGGCTGCCCGAGATACCCAACTTTGTCAACGTCTTGTCAAACTGTGCTCAGTCCCGGGCACTTTGAAATCTTTGGCAAGGCGGGTGGTGAGGGGCAGTCTTGGTGATTGCCAGTTGTCTCAGGTGGTGACCGAGTTGCCTATTCCTAAATCCATACAGGACTATGTTCTCCTGTTGCACTGA
- the ASB8 gene encoding ankyrin repeat and SOCS box protein 8 isoform X3, which yields MWSSLWSQSLTTRSSLSERLIRTISSIRSLPGDTVESLIRKGADVNSPHDTLMPLHSACMVCDADCVELLLENGAQVNVLDGYQRTALHYAAEKDETCVEILLEYGADPNAPDGNQDTPLHWASFKNMDGCVQALLEGGAKVNVQDYNQDTPLSWAVMKGNLESVRLLLEYGAQPDTANLKGQYPAGRLAVLMGRGLGGEREDECLELLHRACGTLQLRREGGVPPEAARDTQLCQRLVKLCSVPGTLKSLARRVVRGSLGDCQLSQVVTELPIPKSIQDYVLLLH from the exons TCGTCCCTCTCCGAGAGGTTGATCCGCACGATCTCCTCCATCCGATCTCTCCCTGGAGACACCGTAGAGTCCCTAATCCGCAAG GGGGCCGATGTCAATAGTCCTCATGATACCCTGATGCCTCTACACAGCGCCTGTATGGTGTGCGATGCCGACTGCGTGGAGCTGCTATTGGAGAACGGTGCTCAG GTGAATGTACTCGATGGCTACCAGCGCACAGCCTTGCACTATGCAGCAGAAAAAGACGAGACCTGTGTTGAGATTCTCCTGGAATACGGCGCTGACCCCAATGCTCCGGATGGGAATCAGGACACCCCCCTGCACTGGGCATCTTTCAAAAATATGGACGGCTGTGTGCAGGCGTTACTAGAGGGGGGTGCGAAGGTCAATGTCCAAGACTACAACCAGGACACTCCACTGAGCTGGGCAGTCATGAAAGGCAACCTAGAGAGCGTGCGTCTGCTCCTGGAGTATGGGGCACAGCCCGACACCGCTAACCTCAAAGGTCAGTACCCAGCTGGGCGGCTTGCGGTTCTGATGGGTAGAGGCCTGGGCGGTGAGAGGGAGGACGAATGCCTTGAACTGCTACACCGGGCTTGTGGTACCCTCCAGTTGAGAAGAGAAGGAGGTGTGCCCCCTGAGGCTGCCCGAGATACCCAACTTTGTCAACGTCTTGTCAAACTGTGCTCAGTCCCGGGCACTTTGAAATCTTTGGCAAGGCGGGTGGTGAGGGGCAGTCTTGGTGATTGCCAGTTGTCTCAGGTGGTGACCGAGTTGCCTATTCCTAAATCCATACAGGACTATGTTCTCCTGTTGCACTGA
- the ASB8 gene encoding ankyrin repeat and SOCS box protein 8 isoform X2, protein MLHMYRKSSLSERLIRTISSIRSLPGDTVESLIRKGADVNSPHDTLMPLHSACMVCDADCVELLLENGAQVNVLDGYQRTALHYAAEKDETCVEILLEYGADPNAPDGNQDTPLHWASFKNMDGCVQALLEGGAKVNVQDYNQDTPLSWAVMKGNLESVRLLLEYGAQPDTANLKGQYPAGRLAVLMGRGLGGEREDECLELLHRACGTLQLRREGGVPPEAARDTQLCQRLVKLCSVPGTLKSLARRVVRGSLGDCQLSQVVTELPIPKSIQDYVLLLH, encoded by the exons ATGCTCCACATGTACAGGAAGTCGTCCCTCTCCGAGAGGTTGATCCGCACGATCTCCTCCATCCGATCTCTCCCTGGAGACACCGTAGAGTCCCTAATCCGCAAG GGGGCCGATGTCAATAGTCCTCATGATACCCTGATGCCTCTACACAGCGCCTGTATGGTGTGCGATGCCGACTGCGTGGAGCTGCTATTGGAGAACGGTGCTCAG GTGAATGTACTCGATGGCTACCAGCGCACAGCCTTGCACTATGCAGCAGAAAAAGACGAGACCTGTGTTGAGATTCTCCTGGAATACGGCGCTGACCCCAATGCTCCGGATGGGAATCAGGACACCCCCCTGCACTGGGCATCTTTCAAAAATATGGACGGCTGTGTGCAGGCGTTACTAGAGGGGGGTGCGAAGGTCAATGTCCAAGACTACAACCAGGACACTCCACTGAGCTGGGCAGTCATGAAAGGCAACCTAGAGAGCGTGCGTCTGCTCCTGGAGTATGGGGCACAGCCCGACACCGCTAACCTCAAAGGTCAGTACCCAGCTGGGCGGCTTGCGGTTCTGATGGGTAGAGGCCTGGGCGGTGAGAGGGAGGACGAATGCCTTGAACTGCTACACCGGGCTTGTGGTACCCTCCAGTTGAGAAGAGAAGGAGGTGTGCCCCCTGAGGCTGCCCGAGATACCCAACTTTGTCAACGTCTTGTCAAACTGTGCTCAGTCCCGGGCACTTTGAAATCTTTGGCAAGGCGGGTGGTGAGGGGCAGTCTTGGTGATTGCCAGTTGTCTCAGGTGGTGACCGAGTTGCCTATTCCTAAATCCATACAGGACTATGTTCTCCTGTTGCACTGA
- the ASB8 gene encoding ankyrin repeat and SOCS box protein 8 isoform X4 — translation MCPLSARGSPAMLHMYRKSSLSERLIRTISSIRSLPGDTVESLIRKGADVNSPHDTLMPLHSACMVCDADCVELLLENGAQVNVLDGYQRTALHYAAEKDETCVEILLEYGADPNAPDGNQDTPLHWASFKNMDGCVQALLEGGAKVNVQDYNQDTPLSWAVMKGNLESVRLLLEYGAQPDTANLKGGRFLVIGNQHICS, via the exons ATGTGCCCGCTGAGTGCCCGAGG GTCTCCGGCCATGCTCCACATGTACAGGAAGTCGTCCCTCTCCGAGAGGTTGATCCGCACGATCTCCTCCATCCGATCTCTCCCTGGAGACACCGTAGAGTCCCTAATCCGCAAG GGGGCCGATGTCAATAGTCCTCATGATACCCTGATGCCTCTACACAGCGCCTGTATGGTGTGCGATGCCGACTGCGTGGAGCTGCTATTGGAGAACGGTGCTCAG GTGAATGTACTCGATGGCTACCAGCGCACAGCCTTGCACTATGCAGCAGAAAAAGACGAGACCTGTGTTGAGATTCTCCTGGAATACGGCGCTGACCCCAATGCTCCGGATGGGAATCAGGACACCCCCCTGCACTGGGCATCTTTCAAAAATATGGACGGCTGTGTGCAGGCGTTACTAGAGGGGGGTGCGAAGGTCAATGTCCAAGACTACAACCAGGACACTCCACTGAGCTGGGCAGTCATGAAAGGCAACCTAGAGAGCGTGCGTCTGCTCCTGGAGTATGGGGCACAGCCCGACACCGCTAACCTCAAAG